The Symphalangus syndactylus isolate Jambi chromosome 11, NHGRI_mSymSyn1-v2.1_pri, whole genome shotgun sequence genome contains a region encoding:
- the PDP2 gene encoding pyruvate dehydrogenase [acetyl-transferring]-phosphatase 2, mitochondrial, protein MSSTVSYWILNSTRNSIATLQGGRRLYSRYVSNRNKLKWRLFSRVPPTLNSSPCGSFTLCKAYRHTSTEEDDFHLQLSPEQINEVLRAGESTHKILDLESRVPNSVLRFESNQLAANSPVEDRRGVASCLQTNGLMFGIFDGHGGHACAQAVSERLFYYVAVSLMSHQTLEHMEGAMESMKPLLPILHWLKHPGDSIYKDVTSVHLDHLRVYWQELLDLHMEMGLSIEEALMYSFQRLDSDISLEIQAPLEDEVTRNLSLQVAFSGATACMAHVDGIHLHVANAGDCRAILGVQEDNGMWSCLPLTRDHNAWNQAELSRLKREHPESEDRTIIMEDRLLGVLIPCRAFGDVQLKWSKELQRSILERGFNTEALNIYQFTPPHYYTPPYLTAEPEVTYHRLRPQDKFLVLASDGLWDMLSNEDVVRLVVGHLAEADWHKTDLAQRPANLGLMQSLLLQRKASGLHEADQNAATRLIRHAIGNNEYGEMEAERLAAMLTLPEDLARMYRDDITVTVVYFNSESIGAYYKGG, encoded by the coding sequence ATGTCAAGTACTGTGTCCTACTGGATCTTAAATTCTACAAGGAACAGCATTGCCACATTGCAAGGGGGCAGACGCTTATACTCCAGGTATGTCTCAAATAGGAATAAATTAAAATGGAGGCTCTTTTCCCGAGTGCCACCCACCCTAAACAGTTCCCCATGTGGTAGCTTTACATTGTGCAAAGCCTACAGACACACATCAACAGAGGAAGATGATTTTCACTTGCAACTCAGCCCTGAGCAGATAAATGAAGTGCTTCGAGCTGGCGAGTCAACCCACAAGATTCTTGACCTTGAAAGCAGAGTCCCAAATTCAGTGTTGCGGTTTGAGAGCAACCAGCTGGCTGCCAATTCCCCAGTGGAGGACCGGCGAGGTGTAGCTTCCTGCCTGCAAACCAATGGACTGATGTTTGGCATCTTCGATGGACATGGCGGTCATGCATGTGCCCAAGCAGTGAGCGAGAGGCTCTTCTACTACGTGGCAGTGTCCCTGATGTCCCACCAGACTCTGGAGCACATGGAGGGAGCTATGGAAAGCATGAAACCCTTGCTGCCTATCCTGCATTGGCTCAAGCACCCGGGGGACAGTATCTACAAGGATGTCACATCTGTGCATCTTGACCACCTCCGTGTCTATTGGCAGGAACTGCTTGACTTGCACATGGAAATGGGACTAAGCATTGAAGAAGCGTTAATGTACTCCTTCCAGAGACTGGATTCTGACATCTCGCTGGAAATCCAGGCCCCGCTGGAAGATGAGGTGACAAGGAACCTGTCACTCCAGGTTGCTTTCTCTGGGGCAACAGCTTGCATGGCCCATGTTGATGGAATTCACTTGCACGTGGCAAATGCTGGTGACTGCCGAGCCATCCTTGGTGTCCAGGAGGACAATGGCATGTGGTCTTGTCTGCCCCTTACACGTGACCACAATGCCTGGAACCAGGCTGAGCTGTCCCGGCTAAAGAGGGAGCATCCTGAGTCAGAGGACAGGACGATCATCATGGAGGACAGGCTGCTGGGCGTCCTCATCCCCTGCAGGGCCTTTGGAGATGTTCAGCTGAAGTGGAGTAAAGAGTTGCAGCGCAGCATTCTGGAGAGGGGCTTCAATACCGAGGCCCTCAACATTTACCAGTTCACACCCCCACACTACTACACTCCACCCTACCTGACTGCTGAGCCTGAGGTTACATACCACAGGCTGAGGCCCCAGGATAAGTTCCTTGTGCTGGCCTCAGATGGCCTGTGGGACATGCTGAGCAATGAGGACGTGGTAAGGCTGGTGGTGGGGCACCTGGCTGAGGCAGATTGGCACAAGACAGACCTGGCCCAGAGACCCGCCAACTTGGGGCTCATGCAGAGCCTGCTGCTACAGAGGAAAGCCAGCGGGCTCCATGAGGCTGACCAAAATGCAGCCACGCGGCTGATCAGACATGCCATCGGGAACAATGAGTatggggagatggaggcagagcgGCTGGCGGCAATGCTGACATTGCCAGAGGACTTGGCGAGGATGTACAGGGATGATATCACTGTCACTGTGGTGTATTTTAACTCAGAATCAATCGGTGCATATTACAAGGGGGGTTAA